The genomic DNA AGGAAGACTTAGATGATGCGATGGACACGTTTGAGTACTTTGATCATTCGATAGACAAGCTTTTAGAAGCGGTCGTGTCCTATTCAACACAAAATTGGCGGAATACCGTATCCGTCCAGAAGAAAGCATTGCTGGAGTTGTCCGCACCACTGATTCCTGTTTTTGAGCACATAAGTGTCATGCCATTGATCGGTACGATTGATACGGAAAGAGCCAAGCTGATCATGGAAAATTTATTGGATGGTGTTATCGAGAACCGCTCCCAGGTGGTATTGATTGATATTACGGGTGTACCAGTTGTAGATACGATGGTTGCACACCATATCATTCAAGCAGCCGAAGCAGTTCGTTTGATCGGTTCGAAATGTATTCTGGTTGGTATCCGTCCCGAAATTGCACAAACCATTGTCAATCTAGGCATCGACTTGAGTGAATTCCCTACAAGAAGTACGTTGCTTAAGGGTGTTGAGTCGGCATTAGAGCTTACGAACAAAAAAATTGAATCCTTATCCTAGGAGGGCAGCACGGATGAGAATACCAATTCTTAAGCTTCATGAATATTTATTGATTTCAATACAAGTTGAATTAGATGATAAAACTGCGCTGGAATTTCAAGAAGACTTATTGAGCAAAATCCACGATACAGGTGCAAAGGGAATCGTCATCGATCTAACATCCGTAGA from Pseudalkalibacillus sp. SCS-8 includes the following:
- a CDS encoding STAS domain-containing protein, yielding MISTVYEVMKENRSSIEEQWQDRMLNFREEERELTTVTKDVFLNSNTEFIDSLLNHVIEQRDDIGPDLQDFFERTVQIGWPLSYVTKGLQVFRRVGLKTIINEKEDLDDAMDTFEYFDHSIDKLLEAVVSYSTQNWRNTVSVQKKALLELSAPLIPVFEHISVMPLIGTIDTERAKLIMENLLDGVIENRSQVVLIDITGVPVVDTMVAHHIIQAAEAVRLIGSKCILVGIRPEIAQTIVNLGIDLSEFPTRSTLLKGVESALELTNKKIESLS